In Streptomyces thermolilacinus SPC6, a single genomic region encodes these proteins:
- a CDS encoding DUF2267 domain-containing protein: MTWQELVDRIRTAGRYDSDAEAERVLRAVLRVLGAHVIGDERCELVRLLPAEAGALLAAQIPVTEPVTAPEFVERVALGLVLTPAEARWATSTVLTVVGAYVGDDLTRRILAGLPRGYALLFGLADLAPAA; this comes from the coding sequence ATGACGTGGCAGGAACTCGTGGACCGCATCCGCACCGCCGGCCGCTACGACTCCGACGCGGAGGCGGAACGCGTCCTGCGGGCCGTGCTGAGGGTGCTGGGCGCCCACGTCATCGGCGACGAACGCTGTGAACTCGTACGGCTCCTGCCCGCCGAGGCGGGCGCCCTCCTCGCCGCGCAGATCCCGGTGACCGAACCCGTCACGGCGCCCGAGTTCGTGGAGCGCGTCGCCCTCGGACTGGTGCTCACCCCGGCCGAGGCCCGATGGGCCACCTCCACGGTCCTGACCGTCGTGGGGGCGTACGTCGGCGACGACCTCACCCGGCGCATCCTCGCCGGCCTGCCGCGCGGCTACGCCCTCCTGTTCGGCCTCGCCGACCTCGCCCCGGCCGCCTGA
- a CDS encoding FG-GAP repeat domain-containing protein: protein MRGILSEGRRRLGVAGAATALLATGLAGAGGAVAHAAEGAAGSVALTTPGVAAGGQVTHTVTVDAAEGGVLTLGFGTADDQRPWGMRDEWSIGLTVGAADGAPQPCAYPGSLLLTEQVRCELPAGTHTLTYRVAASASVPSWHVVVDARFAPASGTPGPTAAGRFDVAGVSAVPMDWDVLARDRQGAVRAYSHYRGEGSPLDHEWGADLGVNWGQYDRLTKLAPIDVRGRGGDVVARDASGVLWYHQLAGGGRTAFEAPVRVGSGWGVYRSIRGAGDLTGDARDDLIAVDGSGVLWLYPGTGDAARPFEARRQIGTGWSIYTSLTGGLDITGDRKADLIARDASGGLWLYRGTGVGTAPFQARAQIGTGWNIYDTLIAYGDVTADGNPELLARDTAGVIWQYTGTGNAAAPFQARVKAASYWDAFDAIL from the coding sequence ATGCGAGGGATTCTCAGCGAGGGGCGGCGCCGACTGGGCGTCGCGGGGGCGGCGACGGCGCTGCTCGCGACCGGGCTGGCCGGTGCGGGAGGGGCGGTGGCGCACGCCGCCGAAGGGGCCGCCGGGTCGGTCGCCCTCACCACCCCCGGTGTCGCCGCGGGCGGGCAGGTCACCCACACGGTGACCGTCGACGCGGCGGAGGGCGGGGTGCTGACCCTCGGTTTCGGCACCGCCGACGACCAGCGGCCCTGGGGCATGCGGGACGAGTGGAGCATCGGCCTGACGGTCGGCGCGGCCGACGGCGCGCCGCAGCCGTGCGCGTACCCGGGGAGTCTGCTGCTCACCGAGCAGGTGCGCTGCGAACTCCCCGCCGGTACGCACACGCTGACGTACCGGGTGGCGGCGTCCGCGTCGGTGCCGTCCTGGCACGTCGTCGTGGACGCCCGGTTCGCCCCGGCCTCCGGTACGCCCGGTCCCACGGCCGCCGGACGGTTCGACGTGGCCGGGGTGAGCGCGGTGCCGATGGACTGGGACGTCCTCGCCCGCGACCGGCAGGGCGCCGTCCGCGCGTACAGCCACTACCGCGGCGAGGGCTCGCCCCTGGACCACGAGTGGGGCGCGGACCTGGGCGTGAACTGGGGTCAGTACGACCGCCTCACCAAGCTCGCGCCGATCGATGTGCGCGGGCGCGGCGGTGACGTGGTGGCGCGGGACGCGTCCGGGGTGCTCTGGTACCACCAGCTCGCGGGCGGCGGCCGGACCGCGTTCGAGGCGCCGGTGCGGGTCGGTTCCGGGTGGGGCGTGTACCGGTCCATCCGGGGCGCCGGCGACCTGACCGGCGACGCGCGCGACGACCTGATCGCCGTGGACGGTTCGGGAGTGCTGTGGCTGTACCCGGGCACGGGCGACGCGGCGCGGCCCTTCGAGGCGCGCCGCCAGATCGGTACCGGCTGGTCCATCTACACCTCCCTCACCGGCGGTCTCGACATCACCGGCGACCGGAAGGCCGACCTGATCGCCCGGGACGCCTCCGGCGGCCTGTGGCTGTACCGGGGCACCGGCGTCGGGACGGCCCCGTTCCAGGCCCGTGCGCAGATCGGCACGGGCTGGAACATCTACGACACGCTCATCGCGTACGGCGATGTCACGGCGGACGGCAATCCGGAGCTCCTGGCGCGTGACACGGCCGGTGTCATCTGGCAGTACACCGGCACCGGGAACGCGGCCGCGCCGTTCCAGGCGCGGGTGAAGGCCGCCTCGTACTGGGACGCGTTCGACGCGATCCTCTGA
- a CDS encoding transglycosylase SLT domain-containing protein, producing the protein MPALGKHRRPKSNRLSRGLVVASTGGAALALPLTGAATASAAPSAAPAAVTVAAQAPAAAVKAAKAVTYTVTVGDTLSGIASDHSLSGGWKKLYADNKNAIGDNPSLIRPGLKLTVGAKAPTAEKATAERSTAARADRSAARTAVTPVAAKTYADNLDGWIKESLDIMAQRGIPGTYEGIHRNIMRESSGNPLAINNWDSNAAAGTPSKGLLQVIDPTFRAYHVPGTSMDPYDPVANITAACNYAADRYGSIDNVNGPY; encoded by the coding sequence ATGCCCGCACTGGGTAAGCACCGCCGTCCCAAGAGCAACCGCCTCAGCCGTGGACTCGTCGTCGCGAGCACCGGCGGAGCCGCTCTCGCCCTGCCCCTGACCGGCGCCGCGACCGCCTCCGCCGCCCCGAGCGCGGCTCCCGCCGCGGTCACCGTCGCCGCCCAGGCGCCCGCCGCCGCGGTCAAGGCCGCCAAGGCCGTCACGTACACCGTGACCGTCGGCGACACGCTGTCCGGCATCGCCTCCGACCACTCCCTGAGCGGCGGCTGGAAGAAGCTGTACGCGGACAACAAGAACGCCATCGGTGACAACCCGTCACTTATCCGTCCGGGTCTGAAGCTCACCGTCGGCGCCAAGGCCCCGACCGCCGAGAAGGCCACCGCCGAGCGTTCCACGGCGGCCCGCGCCGACCGTTCCGCGGCCCGCACCGCCGTCACCCCCGTCGCCGCGAAGACGTACGCCGACAACCTCGACGGCTGGATCAAGGAATCGCTGGACATCATGGCCCAGCGCGGAATTCCGGGCACCTACGAGGGAATTCACCGCAACATCATGCGGGAGTCCTCCGGAAATCCGCTCGCCATCAACAACTGGGACTCGAACGCCGCCGCCGGTACGCCCTCCAAGGGCCTCCTCCAGGTGATCGACCCCACGTTCCGCGCCTACCACGTGCCCGGCACGTCCATGGACCCGTACGACCCGGTCGCCAACATCACCGCCGCGTGCAACTACGCCGCCGACCGGTACGGCTCCATCGACAACGTCAACGGCCCGTACTGA
- a CDS encoding vanadium-dependent haloperoxidase, with amino-acid sequence MRTSSRRVLAAAAALLGLTATAAALPASVAQAEPAVSAPGTVIADWARLTGEVVDPEGKSNSSETSIWHAVVSAGMYNAVVGIEGRYEPYRWNERGPRSASSVAAAATAAHDVLLHHFPKAKPRLESAYAASLAEVPDGAAEEAGVEFGRRAAAHMVTLRKDDGFGLQVPFTASPSVGVWRPTPPAQQPFTSSWLGRLRPMLIERPDRFRPAAPPSLTSARYAADLHEVKAVGGKTSTVRTPEQTETARFFTTVDLQGALADRAERHGLDLVDTARLFAAVNTVQVDAAIAAWDAKLHYGSWRPVTAIREAADDGNPLTEADPAWEPFLVTPSHPDYLSGHTTTAGALVRTLMTLSDHPSLDLRIASAMLKKTRHYQVPGHYTSDVEGARMWGGIHTRTANEAGTMTGERVAAWALARNFRPLTA; translated from the coding sequence GTGAGAACGTCATCGCGCCGGGTGCTGGCCGCCGCGGCCGCGCTGCTGGGGCTGACAGCCACCGCCGCGGCGCTCCCGGCGTCCGTCGCGCAGGCGGAGCCCGCCGTCTCCGCGCCCGGCACCGTCATCGCCGACTGGGCCCGGCTGACGGGCGAGGTCGTGGACCCCGAAGGCAAGTCGAACTCGTCGGAGACCTCCATCTGGCACGCCGTCGTCTCGGCGGGCATGTACAACGCGGTGGTCGGCATCGAGGGCCGCTACGAGCCGTACCGCTGGAACGAGCGCGGGCCCCGCTCGGCGTCCTCCGTCGCCGCCGCCGCGACCGCCGCCCACGACGTGCTGCTCCACCACTTCCCGAAGGCGAAGCCCCGGCTGGAGAGCGCCTACGCCGCCTCGCTCGCCGAAGTGCCGGACGGGGCCGCCGAAGAGGCGGGCGTGGAGTTCGGCCGCCGGGCGGCGGCCCACATGGTCACGCTGCGCAAGGACGACGGCTTCGGTCTCCAGGTGCCGTTCACCGCCTCGCCCTCCGTCGGGGTGTGGCGGCCCACGCCGCCCGCGCAGCAGCCGTTCACCAGCTCGTGGCTGGGACGCCTGCGCCCGATGCTCATCGAGCGGCCCGACCGCTTCCGGCCCGCGGCGCCTCCCTCGCTGACCTCCGCCCGCTACGCCGCCGACCTGCACGAGGTGAAGGCGGTCGGCGGGAAGACGAGCACCGTGCGCACCCCGGAGCAGACGGAGACGGCGCGCTTCTTCACCACGGTGGACCTCCAGGGCGCGCTGGCCGACCGCGCCGAGCGGCACGGGCTCGACCTGGTCGACACGGCCCGCCTGTTCGCCGCCGTCAACACCGTCCAGGTCGACGCCGCCATCGCCGCGTGGGACGCCAAGCTGCACTACGGCTCCTGGCGCCCCGTCACGGCGATCCGTGAGGCCGCGGACGACGGCAACCCGCTGACGGAGGCCGACCCCGCGTGGGAACCGTTCCTCGTCACCCCCTCGCACCCCGACTACCTCAGCGGGCACACCACGACGGCGGGCGCCCTGGTGCGGACGCTGATGACCCTGTCGGACCACCCATCCCTGGATCTGCGCATCGCGTCGGCCATGCTGAAGAAGACCCGGCACTACCAGGTCCCCGGCCACTACACCAGTGATGTCGAGGGCGCCCGCATGTGGGGCGGCATCCACACCCGTACGGCGAACGAGGCCGGCACGATGACCGGTGAGCGCGTCGCCGCCTGGGCCCTCGCCCGCAACTTCCGCCCGCTGACCGCCTGA